One Candidatus Eisenbacteria bacterium genomic region harbors:
- a CDS encoding DUF4388 domain-containing protein, producing the protein MTALSGDLSVFPPADVLQFLGYTRSAGALELSNGGAAARVYLEEGRISAVEADVDRPRLGDLLRATGRVTGAAVESAALRALAAGRPLGEVLVESGEVAPDTLAEVLQDQLLAVLSRLLAWEHGTFQFRPGVAARGPRYPDRPPLDRLLFESLRRLDEETESLGRVRP; encoded by the coding sequence GTGACGGCGCTCTCCGGGGACCTGTCGGTGTTCCCGCCCGCGGACGTGCTCCAGTTCCTGGGCTACACCCGCTCGGCGGGCGCGCTGGAGCTCAGCAACGGAGGGGCGGCGGCGCGCGTCTATCTTGAGGAGGGCCGCATCAGCGCGGTGGAGGCCGACGTGGACCGGCCGCGGCTCGGGGACCTGTTGAGGGCCACCGGGCGCGTGACCGGGGCGGCCGTGGAATCCGCGGCCCTGCGTGCGCTGGCCGCGGGACGGCCGCTGGGGGAGGTGCTGGTGGAATCCGGGGAGGTCGCCCCGGACACCCTGGCCGAAGTGCTCCAGGATCAGCTGCTGGCCGTGCTGAGCCGGCTGCTGGCGTGGGAGCACGGCACGTTCCAGTTCCGCCCGGGCGTGGCCGCGCGCGGGCCGCGCTACCCGGACCGCCCGCCGCTGGACCGGCTGCTGTTCGAGAGCCTTCGCCGGCTCGACGAAGAAACCGAATCCCTGGGGAGGGTGAGGCCGTGA
- a CDS encoding glycosyltransferase family 2 protein translates to MTSVAVLIPALNEEGTIARVIAALPPGRVREVVVVDNGSTDGTAAAARAAGATVLSEPRRGYGRACWTGIQHLVANPPEVLVFLDGDLSDEPGELARLLEPIEAGRADLVIGSRVRGNPEPGSLSPVQAFGNALATAWIGLFHGYRYTDLGPFRAIRFPALLALGMRDRSFGWTVEMQVLTLRMGLGVEEVPVSYRRRRAGVSKVSGSLAGSFHAGRVILWTLLAAGLRGLPRGRPGAE, encoded by the coding sequence ATGACATCGGTGGCGGTGCTGATCCCCGCACTCAACGAGGAAGGCACCATCGCGAGGGTGATCGCAGCGCTGCCCCCGGGCCGCGTGCGCGAGGTGGTGGTGGTGGACAACGGCTCCACCGACGGCACCGCGGCTGCCGCCCGCGCCGCCGGCGCCACGGTGCTCTCCGAGCCCCGTCGCGGCTACGGGCGGGCGTGCTGGACCGGCATCCAGCACCTGGTGGCGAACCCCCCCGAAGTGCTGGTCTTCCTGGACGGCGACCTCTCGGACGAGCCCGGCGAGCTGGCCCGCCTGCTCGAGCCCATCGAGGCCGGGCGGGCTGACCTGGTGATCGGCTCCCGCGTGCGCGGCAACCCCGAACCGGGCTCCCTGAGCCCGGTGCAGGCCTTCGGCAACGCCCTGGCCACCGCCTGGATCGGCCTCTTCCACGGCTACCGCTACACCGACCTGGGGCCCTTCCGCGCCATCCGCTTCCCGGCCCTGCTGGCCCTGGGGATGCGCGACCGCAGCTTCGGCTGGACCGTGGAAATGCAGGTGCTGACGCTGCGGATGGGGCTCGGGGTGGAGGAGGTGCCGGTGAGCTACCGCCGGCGCCGCGCGGGGGTCTCCAAGGTCTCGGGCAGTCTGGCCGGCAGCTTCCACGCGGGGCGGGTGATCCTGTGGACACTGCTGGCGGCGGGTCTGCGAGGGCTGCCCCGGGGCCGCCCGGGGGCCGAGTAG
- a CDS encoding choice-of-anchor D domain-containing protein produces the protein MSARRRFLRAVSTALCGFLLLSLACGKSSTVTPNPPMCLVTPASLDFPLVSLGHSAELEFTVANTGGGTLAGSVAPACGPFTLVGEDSFSLAQAQSRRFTVRFTPADTLVRACSLAVNLGTGSSGCSVSLSGRGTAMPVAQPACAVSPQRLDFGNVVLGDSSVLGFTVRNIGGGVLRGTATASCAGFTVVSGGSYALAAQESARVTVKFRPAGVGGPAGGTATAALGRFWDFLRGSPRKARPARATTGLQTCVIDLTDGGCGSVVATGTGVAAIHPVCQVAPVALDFGSVGVGQARCSDFVVTNIGGGTLTGSVRGSCALYRVLGDSTYSLITGEWKKFTVCYTPQAVGWTDTCRISAGGIDCGTVRCLGTGTSAPACRVTPSIVDFGTVKVGFSTDRIVTLKAGGTQPVTGSVSAACPEFSVIGGATYNLSPGDSAKFTVRFAPQAGGSRTCALSMGSGACGSVLMSGNGEIPPRPPGCAVSTTYMRFDTLLIGSSSEQELAITNTGDQVLTVRPMLGTYTRGFSMSPDSVLNIGGGASRKLIISFSPPDTGQFWTTVSLSATGCSAVTELLGYGRVAAPTLAPGYLSFGSQGNGDGQFQAPVAVAVDSEGSVFVLDSVLARVQKFTADGQFVGSFGSPGEGAGQFTRPFGLTVDSKDKIYVEDNGSVNGRVQVFGSDFTFGSAWTLNHGPGEGMTLGPLDRLYFLASTGVQVFTGSGAFVRTYGATTMCGWWIGSGVVCQSPDNNQLCCPAGMAVAPDGVAFIAEPYREQVNIYAQNGGTAGLIGAGQLRGPQTVALDALGNVYVGDGPDRKGYYSTSSFTISKYTRGGGLISRWGGRGQESGRFSWVPYLAISASGYVFATDLHNHRVQRFGPTQGSYGPQVVSEPGGNLRGFTRPGSQARGVTRSVAPPRIPAPRSILR, from the coding sequence ATGAGCGCTCGCCGACGCTTCCTGCGCGCCGTTTCCACCGCCCTCTGCGGCTTCCTTCTGCTCTCGCTGGCCTGCGGCAAGAGCAGCACCGTGACGCCGAACCCGCCGATGTGCCTGGTCACGCCCGCCTCGCTGGACTTCCCGCTCGTCTCGCTGGGGCACTCGGCGGAATTGGAGTTCACCGTCGCCAACACGGGCGGGGGGACGCTCGCAGGCTCGGTGGCCCCGGCGTGCGGGCCGTTCACCCTGGTGGGGGAAGACTCGTTCAGCCTCGCGCAGGCGCAGAGCAGGCGGTTCACGGTGCGGTTCACTCCCGCCGACACGCTGGTGCGCGCGTGCTCGCTGGCGGTGAACCTGGGGACGGGGTCGTCCGGGTGCTCGGTGTCGCTTTCGGGGCGCGGGACCGCGATGCCAGTGGCGCAGCCGGCGTGCGCGGTGAGCCCCCAGCGGTTGGACTTCGGCAACGTCGTGCTGGGCGACTCGTCGGTGCTGGGCTTCACGGTGCGCAACATCGGCGGGGGCGTGCTGCGGGGAACGGCGACGGCCTCCTGCGCGGGATTCACGGTGGTGAGCGGAGGGAGCTACGCGCTGGCGGCGCAGGAATCGGCGCGCGTGACGGTGAAGTTCAGGCCGGCGGGCGTGGGCGGGCCCGCGGGCGGAACGGCCACGGCGGCCCTCGGCCGATTCTGGGACTTCCTGCGCGGCTCGCCGCGAAAGGCCCGGCCGGCGCGGGCCACGACGGGCCTGCAGACCTGCGTGATCGACCTCACCGACGGCGGCTGCGGCAGCGTGGTGGCCACCGGCACCGGCGTGGCGGCGATTCACCCGGTGTGCCAGGTGGCGCCGGTGGCGCTGGACTTCGGCAGCGTGGGCGTGGGACAGGCCCGCTGCAGCGACTTCGTGGTCACCAACATCGGCGGTGGCACGCTGACCGGATCGGTGCGCGGCTCCTGCGCGCTGTACCGCGTGCTGGGCGACTCCACGTACAGCCTGATCACGGGCGAGTGGAAGAAGTTCACCGTGTGCTACACGCCGCAGGCGGTGGGCTGGACCGACACGTGCCGCATCTCCGCGGGCGGGATCGACTGCGGAACGGTACGATGCCTGGGCACGGGCACATCCGCGCCGGCGTGCCGGGTGACGCCCTCCATCGTGGACTTCGGGACGGTCAAGGTGGGGTTCAGCACCGACCGCATCGTGACGCTCAAGGCGGGTGGCACACAACCGGTCACCGGCTCGGTGAGCGCGGCTTGCCCGGAGTTCTCGGTGATCGGCGGCGCGACGTACAACCTCTCGCCGGGGGACTCTGCCAAGTTCACGGTGCGGTTCGCGCCGCAGGCGGGAGGCAGCCGGACGTGCGCCCTATCGATGGGAAGCGGCGCGTGCGGGAGCGTGCTGATGAGCGGCAATGGGGAGATTCCTCCGCGTCCCCCCGGGTGCGCCGTCAGCACCACGTACATGCGATTCGACACGCTGCTCATCGGATCGTCCAGCGAGCAGGAACTCGCCATCACCAACACCGGGGATCAGGTCCTAACCGTTCGCCCCATGCTCGGCACATACACCAGGGGCTTCTCCATGTCCCCGGACAGCGTGTTGAACATCGGTGGCGGCGCTAGCCGCAAGCTCATCATCTCGTTCTCACCTCCAGACACGGGACAGTTCTGGACCACCGTGAGCCTTTCCGCAACCGGCTGCAGCGCGGTCACCGAGTTGCTTGGCTACGGAAGGGTCGCCGCCCCTACGCTCGCGCCTGGGTACCTCTCCTTCGGAAGCCAGGGGAATGGCGACGGACAGTTCCAGGCCCCTGTTGCGGTCGCGGTGGACTCGGAGGGCAGCGTGTTCGTGCTCGATTCCGTGCTGGCACGGGTTCAGAAATTCACCGCGGACGGGCAGTTCGTGGGGAGCTTCGGTTCTCCGGGCGAGGGGGCCGGGCAGTTCACGCGGCCCTTTGGGCTGACTGTCGACAGCAAGGACAAGATCTACGTGGAGGACAACGGCAGCGTCAACGGCCGGGTCCAGGTATTTGGCTCAGATTTCACCTTCGGGTCTGCGTGGACGTTGAATCACGGACCTGGCGAGGGCATGACCCTGGGACCCCTCGACCGACTCTATTTCCTCGCGAGCACAGGTGTCCAGGTGTTCACGGGCTCCGGGGCCTTCGTTCGGACCTACGGGGCAACCACGATGTGCGGATGGTGGATCGGATCCGGCGTGGTCTGCCAGTCGCCCGACAACAATCAATTGTGCTGTCCGGCCGGGATGGCGGTGGCTCCGGATGGCGTCGCGTTCATTGCGGAACCGTACCGGGAACAAGTGAACATCTATGCGCAGAATGGAGGCACCGCAGGACTGATCGGCGCCGGACAGCTGCGCGGACCGCAAACCGTGGCGCTTGACGCCCTGGGCAACGTCTACGTGGGAGACGGCCCCGACCGCAAGGGGTACTACTCGACTTCGAGTTTCACCATCAGCAAGTACACCAGGGGCGGCGGGTTGATTTCCCGCTGGGGCGGCCGCGGCCAAGAGTCAGGGCGGTTCTCCTGGGTGCCCTACCTCGCCATTTCGGCGTCCGGATACGTCTTCGCGACGGATCTCCACAACCACCGCGTCCAGCGCTTCGGCCCCACGCAGGGCTCGTACGGGCCGCAGGTCGTGAGCGAACCCGGGGGCAACTTGCGTGGATTCACCCGGCCAGGCTCGCAGGCGCGCGGCGTCACCCGGTCCGTTGCCCCCCCGCGCATCCCCGCCCCGCGCTCAATCCTTCGCTGA
- a CDS encoding pyruvate, phosphate dikinase, with product MSQQSIYFFGEGTADGDGSMKDLLGGKGAGLAEMSRAGVPVPPGFTIVTRICNEYYANGMKVGDDFQAGQDAALERLERVMGKKLGDADDPLLVSVRSGAKFSMPGMMDTILNLGLNDRSVEGLSRRTSNPRFAWDCYRRFVQMFSSVVFDMNKSEFEHVIGALKKKRRIQLDTDFTVDDLKQLVQEFKALVQKRRGGQFPQDPRDQLNRARNAVFRSWNGERAVYYRRKERISDDLGTAVNVQAMVFGNLGVTSATGVGFTRNPSTGENVFYGEYLINAQGEDVVAGVRTPEPISVAGKNPKKPGQKALEETLPEAYRQLVEITRRLEKHYRDIQDFEFTIQENKLFMLQTRTGKRTGAAAVKIAVDMVKEGLISDEEAVLRVEPEQLNQLLHRQFDPKASLDPIAQGLAASPGAAVGEAVFTAEAAVERAGAGHKVILVRNETVPDDIHGMDVSQGILTATGGMTSHAAVVARGMGKCCVVGCGALDVDEKGRCFKVGKVLVKEGEFISLNGNTGQVILGAAKTVDPELTGEFALFMEIVNKIRRLKVRANADVPRDAQTARRFGAEGIGLCRTEHMFFDSDRLPWVVQMILAAPKTKELEYQVLNLQREIEKSEGPRAASLKRDMLALKKELAAPRKQYDEALAKLLPFQRKDFLGLFKAMGDYPVTIRTLDPPLHEFLPKREELLAGDAAAVAFASVNLKPAVVKARLLKEFAALKAKAKKKALPAAGVARLRVLERALELLGKAGESAKLLRRVEELHEFNPMLGHRGCRLGLTYPEITAMQARAIFEAACQVAKDGRKIVPEVMIPLVSTVEEFRMQKQVVDRVAAEVMKKTGFQVPYLVGTMIEIPRAALTAGQIAAEAQFFSFGTNDLTQMTFGFSRDDAGKFLPFYVREKILPGDPFESLDQVGVGRLVKMAVEEGRAARRDLKVGICGEHGGDPESVIFCHKTGLDYVSCSPYRVPLALLAAAHAVLRGKSVARSDQR from the coding sequence ATGTCCCAACAGAGCATCTATTTCTTCGGGGAAGGCACCGCCGACGGCGACGGATCCATGAAGGACCTTCTCGGCGGCAAGGGTGCCGGCCTCGCAGAAATGTCCCGCGCCGGCGTTCCGGTCCCGCCCGGCTTCACCATCGTCACCCGCATCTGCAACGAGTACTACGCCAACGGCATGAAGGTCGGCGACGACTTCCAGGCCGGGCAGGACGCCGCCCTCGAGCGCCTCGAGCGCGTGATGGGCAAGAAGCTCGGCGACGCGGACGACCCGCTGCTGGTGTCGGTCCGCTCGGGTGCCAAGTTCTCCATGCCCGGCATGATGGACACCATCCTGAACCTGGGCCTCAACGACCGTTCGGTCGAGGGCCTGTCGCGCCGCACCTCCAACCCGCGCTTCGCGTGGGACTGTTACCGGCGCTTCGTCCAGATGTTCAGCAGCGTGGTGTTCGACATGAACAAGTCCGAGTTCGAGCACGTGATCGGCGCGCTGAAGAAGAAGCGCCGGATCCAGCTGGACACCGACTTCACCGTGGACGACCTCAAGCAGCTGGTGCAGGAGTTCAAGGCGCTGGTGCAGAAGCGGCGCGGCGGGCAGTTCCCGCAGGACCCGCGCGACCAGCTGAACCGCGCCCGCAACGCCGTGTTCCGCTCCTGGAACGGCGAGCGTGCGGTGTACTACCGCCGCAAGGAGCGCATCTCCGACGACCTGGGCACCGCCGTCAACGTGCAGGCCATGGTGTTCGGGAACCTGGGCGTTACCTCCGCCACGGGCGTGGGCTTCACCCGCAACCCGTCCACCGGCGAGAACGTGTTCTACGGCGAGTACCTGATCAACGCGCAGGGCGAGGACGTGGTGGCCGGTGTGCGCACCCCCGAGCCCATCAGCGTGGCCGGCAAGAACCCCAAGAAGCCCGGCCAGAAAGCCCTGGAAGAGACTCTTCCCGAGGCCTACCGCCAGCTGGTGGAGATCACCCGCCGCCTGGAGAAGCACTACCGCGACATCCAGGACTTCGAGTTCACCATCCAGGAGAACAAGCTCTTCATGCTCCAGACCCGCACCGGCAAGCGCACCGGCGCGGCGGCGGTGAAGATCGCCGTGGACATGGTCAAGGAAGGCCTGATTTCCGATGAGGAGGCCGTGCTGCGCGTGGAGCCGGAACAGCTGAACCAGCTCCTGCACCGGCAGTTCGATCCCAAGGCCTCGCTGGATCCGATCGCGCAGGGGCTGGCGGCATCGCCGGGCGCCGCGGTGGGCGAGGCGGTGTTCACCGCCGAGGCCGCCGTGGAGCGCGCGGGCGCGGGCCACAAGGTGATCCTGGTGCGCAACGAGACGGTGCCCGACGACATCCACGGCATGGACGTCTCGCAGGGCATCCTGACCGCCACCGGCGGCATGACCTCGCACGCGGCCGTGGTGGCGCGCGGCATGGGCAAGTGCTGCGTCGTGGGCTGCGGCGCGCTGGACGTGGACGAGAAGGGCCGCTGCTTCAAGGTGGGCAAGGTGCTGGTGAAGGAAGGCGAGTTCATCAGCCTCAACGGCAACACCGGCCAGGTGATCCTGGGCGCTGCCAAGACGGTGGATCCGGAGCTCACCGGCGAGTTCGCGCTGTTCATGGAGATCGTGAACAAGATCCGCCGGCTGAAGGTGCGGGCCAACGCCGACGTGCCGCGCGACGCGCAGACCGCCCGGCGCTTCGGCGCCGAGGGCATCGGCCTGTGCCGCACCGAGCACATGTTCTTCGACAGCGACCGGCTGCCGTGGGTGGTGCAGATGATCCTGGCCGCCCCGAAGACCAAGGAACTCGAGTACCAGGTGCTCAACCTGCAGCGCGAGATCGAGAAGTCCGAGGGCCCGCGCGCCGCGAGCCTGAAGCGGGACATGCTCGCGCTCAAGAAGGAACTGGCGGCCCCCAGGAAGCAGTACGACGAGGCGCTCGCGAAGCTGCTCCCGTTCCAGCGCAAGGACTTCCTGGGCCTGTTCAAGGCGATGGGCGACTACCCGGTCACCATCCGCACCCTGGACCCGCCGCTGCACGAGTTCCTGCCCAAGCGCGAGGAGCTGCTGGCCGGCGACGCCGCCGCGGTGGCGTTCGCCAGCGTGAATCTCAAGCCCGCCGTGGTGAAGGCCCGCCTCTTGAAGGAGTTCGCGGCGCTGAAGGCGAAGGCGAAGAAGAAGGCCCTCCCGGCCGCCGGCGTGGCGCGCCTGCGCGTGCTGGAGCGCGCGCTGGAGCTGCTGGGCAAGGCCGGCGAGTCCGCCAAGCTGCTGCGGCGGGTCGAGGAGCTGCACGAGTTCAACCCCATGCTGGGACACCGCGGCTGCCGCCTCGGGCTCACCTACCCGGAGATCACCGCCATGCAGGCGCGCGCGATCTTCGAGGCCGCCTGCCAGGTGGCCAAGGACGGTCGCAAGATCGTCCCCGAGGTGATGATCCCGCTGGTCAGCACCGTGGAAGAGTTCCGCATGCAGAAGCAGGTGGTGGACCGGGTGGCCGCGGAAGTCATGAAGAAGACCGGCTTCCAGGTGCCCTACCTGGTCGGCACCATGATCGAGATCCCGCGCGCGGCGCTGACCGCGGGCCAGATCGCGGCCGAGGCGCAGTTCTTCTCCTTCGGCACCAACGACCTCACGCAGATGACCTTCGGGTTCTCGCGCGACGACGCCGGCAAGTTCCTGCCGTTCTACGTGCGCGAGAAAATCCTGCCCGGTGACCCGTTCGAGTCGCTGGACCAGGTGGGCGTGGGCCGGCTGGTGAAAATGGCCGTGGAGGAAGGCCGCGCGGCCCGCAGGGACCTCAAGGTGGGCATCTGCGGCGAGCACGGCGGCGACCCCGAGTCGGTGATCTTCTGTCACAAGACCGGGCTCGACTACGTGAGCTGCTCGCCGTACCGCGTCCCGCTGGCCCTGCTGGCGGCCGCACACGCGGTGCTGCGCGGGAAGTCGGTCGCCCGGAGCGACCAGCGCTAG
- a CDS encoding CDP-alcohol phosphatidyltransferase family protein, whose translation MFVEEYLKDVRAAGYSRAAWATYVRRVGALVRERVWNNPQATRSVLTVGTGMFVLHVLASVALSFSPGPGFAVAYLRASALATLTATLLCLAHLALVRTPEGVACSRLSAADWLTLLRATMAPGVLMFASTGQWSLALGWVVFGGLTDVVDGLLARAMGGTLLGRVLDPVVDILFNLCMIVGLHQGGLLPAWVLALVLVRYGLLVFGALYIYVARGPVRIQPTAFGKASGVLIYALVGTHLLIAAGGSAETTARVAQLLETAIGFLTAAAVVQVGVMGWYNVKLTGVKTAPPRVMADVEFKPPRRRDP comes from the coding sequence ATGTTCGTCGAGGAATACCTCAAGGACGTGCGCGCCGCCGGCTACAGCCGGGCGGCCTGGGCCACCTACGTGCGACGGGTCGGCGCGCTGGTGCGGGAGCGGGTGTGGAACAACCCGCAGGCCACCCGCTCGGTGCTCACCGTGGGCACCGGGATGTTCGTCCTGCACGTGCTCGCCTCGGTGGCGCTGTCCTTTTCTCCGGGTCCGGGCTTCGCGGTGGCCTACCTGCGCGCCTCCGCCCTCGCCACGCTCACCGCCACCCTGCTGTGCCTGGCCCACCTGGCCCTGGTCCGAACCCCCGAGGGCGTGGCCTGCTCGCGCCTGAGCGCCGCCGACTGGCTGACCCTGCTGCGCGCCACCATGGCCCCCGGGGTGCTGATGTTCGCCTCCACCGGCCAGTGGAGCCTGGCGCTGGGCTGGGTGGTATTCGGCGGCCTCACGGACGTCGTGGACGGGCTCCTGGCGCGGGCCATGGGCGGCACCCTGCTGGGGCGCGTGCTGGACCCGGTCGTGGACATCCTCTTCAACCTCTGCATGATCGTGGGGTTGCACCAGGGCGGCCTCCTGCCCGCCTGGGTGCTGGCGCTGGTGCTGGTTCGCTACGGCCTGCTGGTGTTCGGGGCGCTCTACATCTACGTGGCGCGCGGGCCGGTGCGCATCCAGCCCACGGCCTTCGGGAAGGCCTCCGGCGTGCTCATCTACGCACTCGTGGGCACCCACCTGCTGATCGCTGCCGGCGGGAGCGCGGAGACCACCGCGCGCGTGGCGCAGCTCCTGGAAACGGCCATCGGCTTCCTGACCGCCGCCGCCGTGGTGCAGGTGGGGGTCATGGGCTGGTACAACGTGAAGCTGACCGGGGTCAAGACCGCCCCGCCGCGGGTGATGGCGGACGTGGAATTCAAGCCGCCGCGCCGGAGGGACCCGTGA
- a CDS encoding STAS domain-containing protein produces the protein MRRELHVDIELLEAPIAVLRIRGAVDSENAVEIQKALDSTLDRGHDHLALELSGLDFMSTAGWGALVGTLRRVRTRRGCIHLSGLTRDVADVYGLLEFDQLMPCHPDLDEALAAIRAGATL, from the coding sequence GTGAGGCGCGAGCTCCACGTGGACATCGAACTGCTCGAAGCGCCGATCGCCGTCCTGCGGATCCGCGGGGCGGTGGACTCCGAGAACGCCGTGGAGATCCAGAAGGCCCTCGACTCCACCCTGGACCGCGGGCACGACCACCTGGCCCTGGAGCTCTCCGGGCTCGATTTCATGAGCACCGCCGGCTGGGGCGCGCTGGTGGGCACCCTGCGCCGCGTGCGCACCCGCCGGGGCTGCATCCACCTGTCCGGGCTCACCCGCGACGTCGCGGACGTCTACGGTCTGCTGGAGTTCGATCAGTTGATGCCGTGCCACCCCGATCTCGATGAAGCGCTGGCCGCCATCCGGGCCGGCGCGACGCTGTGA
- a CDS encoding DMT family transporter, translated as MRPQSCYTPPLTTREAALHYAGEIAALGTAICWACGSNFFAAAGKRLGSWHLNRLRITAAAVLLTLSLTVVRGSPLPLWATPSQVGWLALSGLVGFVFGDSFYFRSLVILGPGKAALISSLAPVFTALIAWPVLGETLGPLALVGMALTLGGVAWVVQGRMHEERRHAEGSVFVGVVAGVLSGLGQAVGYVISKLALREGLDPLSATVIRVLAATVAVWILALFGRDVVQSVRGLRDRTAALTMAAGAFFGPFLGVTLSLVALKHTSAGVAASITAFYPVLTILISSKFHHEKITGRIVLGSLVSVAGVVVLFLK; from the coding sequence ATGCGTCCGCAATCGTGTTACACTCCCCCCTTAACAACACGGGAGGCCGCACTGCACTACGCCGGAGAAATCGCCGCCCTGGGCACCGCCATCTGCTGGGCCTGCGGCTCCAACTTCTTCGCCGCCGCCGGGAAGCGCCTGGGCTCGTGGCACCTGAACCGCCTTCGGATCACGGCGGCGGCGGTACTGCTCACGCTCTCGCTCACCGTGGTCAGGGGCTCGCCCCTGCCGCTGTGGGCCACTCCCTCCCAGGTCGGCTGGCTCGCACTCAGCGGGCTGGTGGGCTTCGTGTTCGGCGACAGCTTCTACTTCCGCTCGCTGGTGATCCTGGGCCCGGGCAAGGCGGCGCTCATCTCCTCGCTCGCGCCGGTGTTCACCGCCCTGATCGCGTGGCCGGTGCTGGGCGAAACGCTGGGGCCGCTTGCATTGGTGGGCATGGCGCTCACGCTGGGCGGCGTGGCGTGGGTGGTGCAAGGGAGGATGCACGAGGAGAGGCGCCACGCCGAGGGCTCGGTGTTCGTGGGCGTGGTCGCCGGGGTGCTCTCGGGACTGGGCCAGGCGGTGGGCTACGTGATCTCGAAGCTGGCGCTGCGCGAGGGGCTGGACCCGCTCTCGGCCACCGTGATCCGCGTGCTGGCGGCCACCGTGGCGGTGTGGATCCTGGCGCTGTTCGGCCGCGACGTGGTGCAGTCCGTGCGCGGCCTGCGCGACCGCACCGCCGCACTCACCATGGCCGCCGGCGCGTTCTTCGGCCCCTTCCTGGGTGTGACGCTCTCGCTGGTGGCGCTGAAGCACACCTCCGCGGGCGTGGCAGCCTCCATCACCGCGTTCTACCCGGTGCTCACCATCCTGATTTCGTCGAAGTTCCACCACGAGAAGATCACCGGGCGGATCGTGCTGGGCTCGCTGGTGTCGGTGGCGGGCGTGGTGGTCCTCTTCCTGAAATAG